From a region of the Chitinophaga caseinilytica genome:
- a CDS encoding lactonase family protein codes for MKNTVLFIGSYSEASKDGIHALILTDKAPWFGADRKGFSGIANPSFLKLSTNRKMLYAVSEIGEGTVQAYAIQPAAGQAPPGLTPAGTPQPAGNGPCHISVDAQDQHIIVSNYNGGSLTVFPLDANGIPRTAVQRLHFSGKGPNPSRQEAPHAHSTLFSPDGKQVFAADLGTDRIYIYDYDPKHDKRPLTPAKQPFATTTPGGGPRHMAFSADGKLLFAVLELNGQVQTFRYQNGSLTPLQTVSAAPTDYKGDNFSGADIHLSPDGKFLYTSLRGDIHQIAIFKVQADGLQLVKNQPLPGKEPRNFCLSHDGSLLYCALQKSGTIVVFKRDPATGLLTDTGMSMETPSPVCLETM; via the coding sequence ATGAAAAACACCGTACTCTTCATCGGCTCCTACTCCGAAGCGTCCAAAGATGGCATCCACGCACTGATCCTCACCGACAAAGCTCCCTGGTTCGGGGCCGACCGGAAAGGCTTCAGCGGCATCGCCAACCCCTCCTTCCTGAAACTGTCCACCAACCGCAAAATGCTCTACGCCGTCTCCGAAATCGGTGAAGGCACCGTTCAGGCATACGCCATTCAACCCGCCGCCGGCCAGGCCCCTCCCGGCCTCACGCCCGCAGGCACACCGCAACCCGCCGGAAACGGCCCCTGCCACATCTCCGTCGACGCACAAGACCAACATATCATCGTCTCCAATTATAATGGCGGCAGCCTTACCGTTTTCCCGCTCGACGCAAACGGCATCCCCCGCACCGCCGTACAACGCCTCCACTTCAGCGGCAAGGGCCCCAACCCCTCCCGCCAGGAAGCCCCACATGCCCATTCGACCCTCTTCTCGCCCGACGGCAAGCAGGTCTTCGCCGCCGATCTGGGCACCGACCGCATCTATATATATGATTACGACCCGAAGCACGATAAACGCCCGCTGACGCCTGCCAAACAGCCTTTCGCCACCACCACGCCCGGAGGCGGCCCCCGGCACATGGCCTTCTCGGCCGACGGAAAACTCCTCTTCGCCGTGCTGGAGCTCAACGGCCAGGTCCAGACTTTCCGCTATCAAAACGGCAGCCTCACGCCCCTGCAAACCGTTTCCGCAGCGCCCACAGATTACAAGGGCGACAATTTCAGCGGAGCAGACATCCATCTTTCCCCCGATGGTAAATTCCTCTATACTTCCCTCCGCGGCGATATCCACCAGATCGCAATATTCAAAGTGCAGGCCGATGGGTTACAACTCGTTAAAAATCAGCCCCTTCCCGGGAAAGAACCCCGCAACTTCTGCCTGTCGCACGATGGAAGCCTCCTGTACTGCGCCCTCCAGAAAAGCGGCACGATCGTCGTTTTCAAGCGCGATCCAGCAACGGGGCTGTTGACGGACACGGGCATGTCGATGGAAACACCTTCCCCCGTGTGCCTGGAAACCATGTGA
- a CDS encoding HPF/RaiA family ribosome-associated protein → MNVQIQTVRFDADAKLIDHVNKRVQKLSTFYDKIVHVEIFLKLDQLAHQVKDKIAEIRVNVPRHSFFVKHESKSFEESFDLAFDSLVNQIKRKKEKNLH, encoded by the coding sequence ATGAATGTTCAAATTCAAACTGTGCGTTTTGATGCTGACGCCAAATTAATTGATCATGTGAATAAGAGAGTCCAGAAACTTTCCACCTTTTACGACAAGATTGTACATGTAGAGATTTTCCTGAAATTAGATCAGTTAGCCCACCAGGTAAAAGACAAAATAGCGGAGATCCGCGTAAATGTACCCCGTCACAGCTTCTTTGTAAAGCATGAGAGCAAATCCTTCGAAGAGTCCTTCGATCTTGCGTTTGACAGCCTTGTTAACCAGATCAAGCGTAAGAAAGAGAAGAATTTACATTAA
- the rplJ gene encoding 50S ribosomal protein L10 — protein MNKDQKNEVIEVLKSKFSQYSNFYITNTESLTVAQVNHLRRVCFDKNVEMKVAKNTLIKKALESLDNEKYAGIYEALNGVTALMFSDSPKEPAVIISTFRKANAKLEKPVLKAAFVADEIYLGDNQLANLTKIKTKNELIGEVIGLLQSPAKRVIAALLEKGKKEGGEAAAEVAAPAAE, from the coding sequence ATGAACAAAGACCAAAAGAATGAAGTGATTGAGGTGCTGAAAAGCAAGTTCTCTCAGTACAGCAACTTCTATATTACCAATACCGAGTCACTGACGGTAGCGCAGGTGAACCACCTGAGAAGGGTTTGTTTCGACAAGAACGTGGAAATGAAAGTGGCGAAGAACACCCTGATCAAAAAGGCACTGGAAAGCCTGGACAACGAGAAATATGCAGGTATCTACGAAGCACTGAACGGTGTTACGGCCCTGATGTTCTCCGACAGCCCGAAAGAGCCTGCTGTGATCATCAGCACCTTCCGCAAGGCGAACGCGAAACTGGAAAAACCCGTTCTGAAAGCTGCATTCGTGGCTGACGAAATCTACCTGGGCGACAACCAGCTGGCGAACCTGACGAAGATCAAGACCAAGAACGAGCTCATCGGCGAAGTTATCGGTCTGCTGCAATCTCCTGCAAAGCGCGTAATCGCTGCCCTGCTCGAGAAAGGCAAGAAAGAAGGTGGAGAAGCCGCTGCAGAAGTAGCCGCACCCGCCGCCGAGTAA
- the rplK gene encoding 50S ribosomal protein L11 translates to MAKEIATYVKLQVKGGQANPAPPIGPALGSKGVNIMEFCKQFNARTQDKMGKVLPVLLTVYTDKSFDFVIKTPPAPVQLLEAAKVQSGSKEPNRNKVGKVSWDQVEAIAKDKMPDLNCFTLESAMRMVAGTARSMGITVDGKAPWEN, encoded by the coding sequence ATGGCAAAAGAGATCGCAACGTACGTGAAACTCCAGGTGAAAGGTGGCCAAGCCAACCCTGCTCCTCCGATTGGCCCTGCACTGGGTTCGAAAGGTGTGAACATCATGGAGTTCTGCAAACAGTTCAATGCCCGTACCCAGGACAAGATGGGTAAGGTATTACCGGTGTTACTGACTGTTTACACTGACAAATCCTTTGATTTCGTTATCAAAACTCCTCCGGCTCCGGTTCAACTGCTGGAAGCTGCGAAAGTTCAGAGTGGTTCCAAAGAGCCTAACCGTAACAAGGTGGGTAAAGTATCCTGGGATCAGGTTGAGGCAATCGCCAAAGACAAGATGCCTGACCTGAACTGCTTCACGCTGGAAAGCGCCATGAGAATGGTGGCTGGTACTGCGCGCAGCATGGGTATCACCGTAGACGGTAAAGCGCCCTGGGAAAACTAA
- the nusG gene encoding transcription termination/antitermination protein NusG, which yields MDEAQIPTQPAQETKWYVLRVVSGKEKKVKEYLDIEIRRSDWANVITQVFLPVEKVYKVQAGKKVMREKNFYPGYVMIEAIEGKMNDEVIQAIRNVSGVIHFLGKEKPIALRKSEVNKMLGKVDEISDQGLTMSEPFIVGETIKIIDGPFNDFNGVIEEVLEDKKKLKVTVKIFGRATPVELNFMQVEKIS from the coding sequence ATGGATGAAGCCCAAATCCCCACTCAGCCCGCTCAGGAAACCAAATGGTACGTGCTGCGCGTGGTAAGTGGCAAAGAGAAGAAAGTCAAAGAATACCTGGATATCGAGATCCGCCGCAGTGATTGGGCCAACGTTATCACCCAGGTTTTCCTCCCCGTGGAAAAAGTTTATAAAGTGCAAGCCGGTAAAAAGGTAATGCGCGAAAAAAACTTCTACCCCGGTTATGTGATGATCGAAGCCATCGAAGGGAAAATGAACGACGAAGTGATCCAGGCCATCCGAAACGTGTCTGGCGTTATCCACTTCCTCGGTAAGGAAAAACCCATCGCTCTCCGCAAATCCGAAGTCAATAAAATGCTCGGAAAAGTTGACGAGATCTCCGATCAGGGCCTCACCATGAGCGAACCGTTCATCGTCGGCGAAACCATCAAGATCATCGACGGCCCTTTCAACGACTTCAACGGCGTCATCGAAGAAGTACTCGAAGACAAGAAGAAACTGAAAGTAACCGTTAAGATCTTCGGCCGCGCTACACCAGTAGAGCTGAACTTTATGCAGGTAGAAAAAATCAGCTAA
- a CDS encoding DUF1579 domain-containing protein — protein sequence MKRMCLFIAIVCSTVISARAQDEAAQKAWMDYMTPGPMHKMMAMANGTWNTDLTFWMSPGGPSSKSTGSCTNRMILGDRYQETVHTGDMGGMQFEGHGILAYDNAKKVFQSVWYDNMGTGVMMLEGKYDDATRSMTLTGSSVDPTGKPMGIREVFKWIDDNTQFMEMYMMQDGKEFKSMEMKLTRK from the coding sequence ATGAAACGCATGTGTTTGTTCATCGCAATCGTCTGCAGTACTGTTATTTCCGCCCGCGCGCAGGATGAAGCCGCCCAGAAAGCCTGGATGGATTACATGACGCCCGGCCCCATGCACAAAATGATGGCCATGGCCAACGGTACCTGGAATACGGACCTCACTTTCTGGATGTCGCCCGGCGGGCCTTCCTCCAAATCTACCGGCAGCTGTACCAATCGCATGATCCTTGGCGACCGTTACCAGGAAACCGTTCACACGGGAGACATGGGCGGTATGCAATTCGAAGGGCATGGGATCCTGGCGTACGATAACGCCAAGAAGGTGTTCCAGTCTGTTTGGTACGACAATATGGGTACCGGCGTCATGATGCTCGAGGGCAAGTACGACGATGCTACCCGCAGCATGACGCTGACGGGCTCATCTGTGGACCCAACGGGCAAGCCCATGGGCATCCGCGAGGTGTTCAAGTGGATAGACGACAACACCCAGTTCATGGAAATGTACATGATGCAGGACGGTAAGGAATTCAAGAGTATGGAAATGAAGCTGACCCGTAAATAA
- the tuf gene encoding elongation factor Tu: protein MAKETFKRDKPHVNIGTIGHVDHGKTTLTAAITTILANKGLAEKKGYDEIDAAPEEKERGITINTAHVEYQTTNRHYAHVDCPGHADYVKNMITGAAQMDGAILVVAATDGPMPQTKEHVLLARQVGVPRMVVFMNKVDLVDDAELLELVEIELRELLSSYGFDGDNVPIIQGSATGALAGDPQWIAKIEELMEAVDTYIPLPPRPVDQPFLMSVEDVFSITGRGTVATGRIERGRIKVGENVEIVGLQAESMKSTCTGVEMFKKLLDEGEAGDNAGLLLRGIEKTQIRRGMVICQPGSITPHTDFKCEVYVLSKEEGGRHTPFFQKYRPQFYFRTTDVTGEVELPAGVEMVMPGDNISLTVKLIQPIAMEKGLKFAIREGGRTVGAGQVTEILK from the coding sequence ATGGCAAAAGAAACCTTTAAGCGGGATAAACCCCACGTTAACATTGGTACCATTGGTCACGTTGACCACGGTAAAACTACCTTGACTGCTGCCATTACTACAATTCTGGCAAACAAGGGCTTGGCTGAGAAGAAAGGTTATGACGAGATCGACGCGGCTCCTGAAGAAAAAGAAAGAGGTATCACCATCAATACAGCACACGTAGAGTATCAGACTACAAACCGTCACTATGCTCACGTTGACTGCCCTGGCCACGCTGACTATGTGAAAAACATGATCACCGGTGCCGCCCAGATGGACGGTGCTATCCTGGTAGTAGCTGCTACCGACGGTCCGATGCCCCAGACGAAAGAGCACGTTCTGCTCGCTCGCCAGGTAGGTGTTCCCCGTATGGTTGTATTCATGAACAAAGTAGACCTGGTTGATGACGCCGAGCTGCTGGAACTCGTTGAGATCGAGCTGCGCGAACTGCTGTCTTCCTATGGTTTCGACGGCGATAATGTGCCCATCATCCAAGGCTCCGCTACCGGCGCTCTCGCAGGTGATCCCCAGTGGATCGCTAAGATCGAGGAACTGATGGAAGCAGTTGATACTTACATTCCCCTGCCTCCCCGCCCGGTTGACCAACCCTTCCTGATGTCGGTAGAAGACGTGTTCTCTATCACCGGTCGTGGTACTGTAGCCACCGGTCGTATCGAGCGCGGTCGTATCAAAGTTGGTGAAAACGTTGAGATCGTAGGTCTGCAAGCAGAATCTATGAAATCTACCTGCACCGGCGTTGAGATGTTCAAAAAACTGCTGGACGAAGGTGAAGCTGGTGACAACGCCGGTCTGCTCCTCCGCGGTATTGAGAAAACTCAGATCCGTCGCGGTATGGTTATCTGCCAGCCCGGTTCTATCACTCCGCACACCGACTTCAAATGCGAAGTTTACGTACTGAGCAAAGAAGAAGGTGGCCGTCACACGCCGTTCTTCCAGAAATACCGTCCTCAGTTCTACTTCCGTACCACGGACGTAACTGGTGAGGTTGAACTGCCGGCAGGTGTTGAAATGGTTATGCCTGGTGATAACATCAGCCTGACTGTTAAACTGATCCAACCGATCGCTATGGAAAAAGGTCTGAAATTCGCTATCCGCGAAGGTGGCCGTACCGTAGGTGCTGGTCAGGTGACTGAAATCCTGAAATAA
- the rplA gene encoding 50S ribosomal protein L1 has protein sequence MATKKRKVADAKVDKNKSYSLKEASALVKDINCTKFDSSVDLHIRLGVDPKKADQAIRGSVTLPHGTGKTKKVLVLCTPDKEAAAKEAGADFVGLDDFIAQIEAGWTDVDVIIATPATMPKIGKLGKILGPRNLMPNPKTGTVTNDVAAAVTEVKGGKITFKVDKAGIIHASIGRVSFAPEKIEQNSQELINAIIKLKPSTAKGTYLKGLSMAATMSPGIVIDTKSVQN, from the coding sequence ATGGCAACGAAAAAAAGAAAAGTAGCTGACGCGAAGGTGGACAAGAACAAGTCTTACAGCCTGAAAGAAGCGTCTGCCCTTGTAAAAGATATCAACTGCACGAAATTCGACTCTTCTGTCGATCTGCATATCCGTCTGGGCGTAGACCCGAAGAAAGCCGACCAGGCGATCCGTGGTTCCGTTACGCTTCCTCACGGTACTGGTAAAACCAAGAAAGTGCTGGTACTTTGCACGCCCGACAAAGAGGCTGCTGCGAAAGAAGCCGGTGCTGACTTCGTAGGTCTGGATGATTTCATCGCGCAGATCGAAGCTGGCTGGACCGATGTAGACGTTATCATTGCGACGCCCGCAACGATGCCGAAGATCGGTAAGCTGGGTAAGATCCTGGGCCCCCGTAACCTGATGCCGAACCCGAAGACCGGTACTGTTACCAACGACGTGGCAGCAGCGGTTACCGAGGTGAAAGGTGGTAAAATTACCTTTAAGGTAGACAAAGCTGGTATCATCCACGCGTCTATCGGCCGTGTATCCTTCGCTCCCGAGAAGATCGAGCAGAACAGCCAGGAGCTGATCAACGCGATCATCAAGCTGAAGCCTTCCACCGCCAAAGGTACTTACCTGAAAGGTCTGAGCATGGCAGCGACCATGAGCCCGGGCATCGTAATCGACACTAAATCTGTTCAAAACTAA
- the rpoB gene encoding DNA-directed RNA polymerase subunit beta has translation MLTANFEYVSKKAQTNERVNFGKIKQVAETPDLLAIQIQSFKDFFQLETTPDKRNNEGLFKVFKENFPITDTRNIFNLEFLDYFVDPPRYTIEECIERGLTYSVPLKAKLRLSCNDEEHVDFQTIVQDVFLGNIPYMTPRGTFVINGAERVVVSQLHRSPGVFFGQSVHPNGTKIYSARVIPFKGAWMEFATDINNVMYAYIDRKKKFPVTTLLRAIGYETDKDILELFGMADEVKADRKNLEKYAGKKLAARVLRSWVEDFVDEDTGEVVSIERNEIVLERDSILDENNIELITDMGVKSVFVQKEEVSGDFAIIYNTLNKDTSNSELEAVQHIYRQLRGADAPDDETARGIIDKLFFSDKRYDLGDVGRYKINRKLGLSTPLDMKVLTKADIISIIKYLVQLTNGKAEIDDIDHLSNRRVRTVGEQLYAQFGVGLARMARTIRERMNVRDNEVFTPVDLINARTLSSVINSFFGTSQLSQFLDQTNPLSEITHKRRISALGPGGLSRERAGFEVRDVHYSHYGRLCTIETPEGPNIGLISTLCVHAMVNEMGFIETPYRKVKDGKVDMNKIEYLSAEEEDSVKIAQANAPLDEKGAFTGDKVKSRETGDFPILDPQEVEFMDVAPNQIVGLSASLIPFLEHDDANRALMGSNMQRQAVPLIAPQVPIVGTGLEGKAARDSRLQITSKGKGVVEFVDANEIHVRYERDEMQKLVSFEDDLIVYQLTKFVKTNQSTCINLRPAVKKGQKVEEGDFLTEGYATRAGELALGRNLKVAFMPWKGYNFEDAIVISERVAKEDWFTSIHIDEYELEVRDTKLGEEELTPDIPNVSEEATKDLDQNGIIRVGAHIKEGDILIGKITPRGESDPSPEEKLLRAIFGDKASDAKDASLKAPPSTEGVVIDKKLFSRAKKDKNSKTREKAALEKLEKIHQKNEEDLLEVLMGKLLTLLKEKTSAGITNTYGEVLISKGSKFSAKNLANVDFQNVNPLGWTTDQDTNDQINTLLHNYNIKYNEELGRYKREKFNISIGDELPAGVLKLAKVYLASKRKLKVGDKMAGRHGNKGIVAKIVRDEDMPFLEDGTPVDIVLNPLGVPSRMNLGQIYETVLGWAGQKLGLRFATPIFDGASTEEIAEYISEAKLPSFGHTYLYDGETGERFHQKATVGIIYMLKLSHMVDDKMHARSIGPYSLITQQPLGGKAQFGGQRFGEMEVWALEAYGAANILQELLTIKSDDIVGRAKAYESIVKGDNIPKAGVPESFNVLIHELRGLGLDLKFD, from the coding sequence ATATTAACTGCTAACTTCGAATATGTCTCTAAAAAAGCCCAAACTAACGAAAGAGTAAATTTTGGAAAGATCAAACAAGTTGCTGAGACACCGGATCTGTTGGCTATCCAAATCCAATCTTTCAAGGATTTCTTCCAATTAGAAACCACACCAGACAAGCGTAACAACGAAGGCCTTTTTAAAGTATTCAAGGAAAACTTCCCGATCACGGATACCAGAAATATCTTCAATCTGGAGTTCCTGGACTATTTCGTAGACCCTCCGCGTTATACCATCGAAGAATGTATTGAGCGGGGTTTGACGTATTCCGTTCCGCTGAAAGCGAAACTCCGCCTCAGCTGTAACGATGAGGAACACGTTGATTTCCAAACTATTGTGCAGGATGTGTTCCTTGGGAACATCCCCTACATGACCCCCAGAGGTACTTTCGTTATCAACGGCGCTGAGCGTGTAGTTGTATCCCAGCTTCACCGTTCGCCCGGTGTGTTCTTTGGACAGTCCGTGCATCCGAACGGCACCAAGATCTACTCTGCAAGGGTGATCCCCTTCAAAGGTGCCTGGATGGAGTTTGCGACAGACATCAACAACGTGATGTACGCTTACATCGACCGTAAGAAGAAGTTCCCGGTTACTACCCTGTTAAGGGCGATCGGCTATGAAACGGACAAGGACATCCTGGAGCTGTTCGGCATGGCTGACGAAGTAAAAGCAGACCGTAAGAACCTCGAGAAATATGCCGGCAAAAAGCTGGCTGCCCGCGTTTTACGCAGCTGGGTGGAAGATTTCGTGGATGAAGACACGGGCGAGGTGGTGAGCATCGAAAGGAACGAGATCGTGCTCGAGCGCGATTCCATCCTCGACGAAAACAACATCGAACTGATCACCGATATGGGCGTTAAATCCGTATTCGTGCAGAAGGAAGAAGTGAGCGGCGACTTTGCCATCATCTACAATACCCTCAACAAAGACACCTCCAACTCCGAGCTGGAAGCCGTTCAGCACATCTACCGCCAACTGCGCGGTGCCGATGCGCCGGATGACGAAACAGCAAGGGGCATTATCGATAAATTATTCTTCTCCGACAAGCGTTATGATCTGGGCGACGTAGGCCGCTACAAGATCAACCGCAAACTCGGCCTGTCCACACCGCTCGATATGAAGGTGCTGACCAAGGCAGACATCATTTCGATCATTAAATACCTCGTGCAGCTGACCAACGGCAAGGCGGAGATCGACGATATCGATCACCTGTCCAACCGTCGCGTACGCACCGTAGGCGAGCAATTGTACGCGCAGTTCGGCGTAGGCCTGGCGCGTATGGCCCGTACCATCCGCGAGCGTATGAACGTTCGTGACAACGAGGTGTTTACACCGGTAGACCTGATCAACGCGAGGACGCTGTCTTCCGTGATCAACTCCTTCTTCGGTACCAGCCAGCTTTCGCAGTTCCTGGACCAGACGAACCCGCTGTCTGAGATCACGCACAAGCGTCGTATCTCCGCGCTCGGGCCCGGCGGTCTGAGCCGTGAGCGCGCAGGCTTCGAGGTGCGTGACGTACACTATAGCCACTACGGCCGTCTTTGCACCATCGAGACCCCTGAAGGTCCGAACATCGGTCTGATCTCCACCCTGTGCGTACACGCCATGGTGAACGAGATGGGCTTCATCGAAACGCCGTACCGCAAGGTGAAAGACGGTAAAGTAGATATGAACAAGATCGAGTACCTGAGCGCAGAAGAAGAAGACTCCGTTAAAATCGCACAGGCGAACGCCCCGCTCGACGAGAAAGGCGCGTTTACCGGTGATAAAGTTAAATCCCGCGAGACGGGCGATTTCCCCATCCTGGACCCGCAGGAAGTAGAGTTCATGGACGTGGCTCCGAACCAGATCGTTGGTTTGAGCGCCTCCCTGATCCCGTTCCTCGAGCATGATGACGCCAACCGTGCGCTCATGGGCTCGAACATGCAACGCCAGGCTGTTCCGCTGATCGCTCCGCAGGTCCCCATCGTGGGTACCGGCCTCGAGGGCAAGGCAGCGCGCGACTCCCGTCTGCAGATCACTTCGAAAGGCAAGGGCGTTGTGGAATTCGTTGACGCCAACGAGATCCATGTACGTTACGAGCGCGACGAAATGCAGAAACTGGTGAGCTTCGAAGACGACCTGATCGTTTATCAACTGACCAAATTCGTAAAAACCAACCAGAGCACCTGTATCAACCTTCGCCCTGCCGTTAAGAAAGGCCAGAAGGTGGAAGAAGGGGACTTCCTCACGGAAGGTTACGCAACCCGCGCCGGCGAGCTGGCACTGGGCCGCAACCTGAAAGTGGCGTTCATGCCCTGGAAAGGTTACAACTTCGAGGATGCTATCGTAATCTCCGAGCGCGTAGCCAAGGAAGACTGGTTTACCTCCATCCATATCGACGAGTATGAGCTGGAAGTGCGCGACACCAAGCTGGGTGAAGAAGAACTGACGCCGGATATCCCGAACGTGAGCGAAGAAGCTACGAAGGACCTGGACCAGAACGGTATCATCCGCGTGGGCGCTCACATCAAAGAAGGCGACATCCTCATCGGCAAGATCACTCCCCGCGGCGAAAGCGATCCTTCTCCGGAAGAAAAACTGCTCCGCGCGATCTTCGGCGACAAGGCTTCGGACGCGAAAGACGCATCCCTGAAAGCGCCCCCGTCTACCGAAGGTGTGGTGATCGACAAAAAACTGTTCTCCCGTGCGAAGAAGGATAAAAACTCCAAAACACGCGAGAAAGCAGCCCTCGAAAAACTGGAGAAAATCCACCAGAAAAACGAGGAAGATCTGCTGGAAGTACTGATGGGCAAACTGCTGACCCTGCTGAAGGAAAAAACTTCCGCGGGCATCACCAACACCTACGGCGAAGTGCTGATTTCCAAAGGCTCCAAGTTCTCCGCGAAGAACCTGGCGAACGTGGATTTCCAGAACGTGAACCCCCTGGGCTGGACGACCGATCAGGATACCAACGACCAGATCAATACCCTGCTCCACAACTACAACATCAAGTACAACGAGGAACTGGGCCGTTATAAACGCGAGAAATTCAATATCTCCATCGGGGACGAACTGCCTGCAGGCGTACTGAAACTGGCGAAGGTTTACCTGGCCAGCAAACGTAAGCTGAAAGTGGGTGATAAGATGGCGGGCCGCCACGGTAACAAGGGTATCGTAGCCAAGATCGTGCGTGACGAAGACATGCCGTTCCTGGAAGACGGAACTCCTGTGGATATCGTACTGAACCCGCTGGGTGTACCTTCCCGTATGAACCTTGGCCAGATCTACGAAACCGTACTCGGTTGGGCTGGTCAGAAACTGGGCCTGCGTTTCGCGACGCCGATCTTCGACGGTGCGAGTACCGAAGAAATCGCGGAATACATTTCCGAAGCGAAACTGCCGAGCTTCGGCCACACGTACCTGTACGATGGCGAAACCGGCGAGCGCTTCCACCAGAAAGCAACGGTAGGTATCATCTACATGCTGAAACTGAGCCACATGGTGGACGACAAGATGCACGCCCGTTCGATCGGACCCTACTCCCTCATTACGCAGCAGCCGTTGGGTGGTAAAGCCCAGTTCGGTGGCCAGCGTTTCGGTGAGATGGAGGTGTGGGCCCTGGAAGCGTACGGTGCTGCCAACATCCTGCAGGAACTGCTCACCATCAAGTCTGACGACATCGTGGGCCGCGCGAAAGCTTACGAATCGATCGTTAAGGGCGACAACATACCGAAAGCCGGTGTGCCCGAGTCCTTCAACGTATTGATCCATGAGCTGAGAGGCCTGGGTCTCGACCTGAAATTCGACTGA
- the rplL gene encoding 50S ribosomal protein L7/L12, with protein MADVKALAEQLVGLTVKEVQELADVLKNEYGIEPAAAAVVVAAGDGPAAAAEEKTAFNVVLKSAGASKLNVVKVVKDLTGLGLKEAKELVDGAPKSVKEGVSKAEAEDLKAKLTEAGADVEIQ; from the coding sequence ATGGCAGACGTAAAAGCATTAGCTGAACAATTAGTAGGTCTTACTGTTAAGGAAGTACAGGAACTGGCAGACGTTCTGAAGAACGAATACGGTATCGAACCTGCTGCTGCTGCAGTTGTTGTAGCTGCTGGCGACGGTCCTGCTGCTGCTGCTGAAGAAAAAACTGCTTTCAACGTAGTTCTGAAATCTGCAGGTGCCAGCAAACTGAACGTAGTTAAGGTTGTAAAAGACCTGACTGGCCTCGGTCTGAAAGAAGCCAAAGAACTGGTTGACGGTGCTCCGAAATCAGTGAAAGAAGGCGTTAGCAAGGCTGAAGCAGAAGATCTGAAAGCGAAGCTGACTGAAGCAGGCGCTGACGTAGAAATTCAGTAA
- the secE gene encoding preprotein translocase subunit SecE: MNKVTNYFRESYHELVHKVSWPTWKELQSSTMIVLIATIIITLMVWGMDTASHLVLSQYYKLFQ, from the coding sequence ATGAACAAAGTCACCAACTACTTCAGAGAATCCTACCACGAACTGGTACATAAAGTATCCTGGCCTACCTGGAAGGAACTGCAGTCCTCTACCATGATCGTTCTGATCGCCACCATCATTATCACCCTGATGGTTTGGGGTATGGACACGGCTTCCCACCTGGTTTTATCGCAATACTATAAACTGTTTCAATAA